From Leifsonia sp. fls2-241-R2A-40a, one genomic window encodes:
- a CDS encoding VOC family protein has protein sequence MSVRFDSVTFVSGDPEADAAFWGAVLGRTPQADGGGILLPGDHRQVGLRFAGGAAHGTERNRLHLHLSRAERRQAEAIAAAVEHGGRLRGNGHVPTGSYAAMADPVGDEFCVIEDENTYLAGCGPLGEVTCEGTQATGIFWSRALGWPVVWDEGEEVAIQAPAGGTKLAWSGEPVDAGKPTDRQYFLLTAPPDELADEVARLVGIGATDAVSTAPDATALRDPDGIVFLVRADRPSG, from the coding sequence ATGAGCGTCCGATTCGACTCCGTCACCTTCGTCTCGGGCGACCCGGAGGCGGACGCAGCGTTCTGGGGAGCGGTCCTCGGCCGGACGCCGCAGGCCGACGGCGGCGGCATCCTGCTGCCGGGTGACCACAGGCAGGTCGGACTCCGCTTCGCCGGGGGCGCCGCCCACGGCACCGAACGGAACCGGCTGCACCTGCACTTGAGTCGCGCCGAGCGCCGTCAGGCGGAGGCGATCGCGGCCGCGGTGGAGCACGGAGGTCGGCTGCGCGGCAACGGCCACGTGCCGACGGGCAGCTACGCAGCGATGGCCGATCCGGTCGGGGACGAGTTCTGCGTCATCGAGGACGAGAACACCTACCTCGCCGGGTGCGGGCCACTGGGCGAGGTGACCTGCGAGGGGACCCAGGCGACCGGGATCTTCTGGAGTCGCGCCCTCGGCTGGCCGGTGGTCTGGGACGAGGGCGAGGAGGTGGCCATCCAGGCGCCGGCCGGGGGAACCAAGCTCGCGTGGAGCGGCGAACCCGTCGACGCGGGCAAACCCACGGATCGCCAGTACTTCCTCCTGACCGCGCCGCCGGACGAGCTCGCCGACGAGGTGGCCCGGCTGGTGGGGATCGGGGCCACGGACGCGGTCTCCACTGCACCCGATGCGACCGCGCTACGCGACCCGGACGGGATCGTGTTCCTCGTGCGCGCGGACCGGCCCAGCGGCTAG
- a CDS encoding phytanoyl-CoA dioxygenase family protein has protein sequence MTTLTTHHLSPAEIEQFDEQGYLILRDRIPQDLLHRLQDAADRWIADGSALPEGDERAQDYAYANRPSGRVMFRVDYLHNKNDAASLELLGSPAVLGIAESLAGPNFVPTYESLVFKKAGDGAPISWHQDAVHPRTHRIFNIDVYLDPSRKGEGALRVAPGSHKQPVDVCQLEEEYGWDAPGVIQVELNPGDVLVHDVMVVHGSEAALGNRLRRTIYYEFRAAEQILAEGPWDAEWVDRRLRLLPVALDIHAERNEDAPQFEWSIDSQLRPEPMGDQDAELRIAHLVHSPGSYCSAGSVPFTA, from the coding sequence ATGACAACACTCACGACACACCACCTGAGCCCCGCCGAGATCGAGCAGTTCGACGAGCAGGGCTACCTCATCCTGCGCGACCGCATCCCCCAGGACCTCCTGCACCGGCTGCAGGACGCGGCCGACCGCTGGATCGCGGACGGTTCGGCACTGCCCGAAGGCGACGAGCGCGCCCAGGACTACGCGTACGCGAACCGGCCGAGCGGCCGCGTCATGTTCCGGGTGGACTACCTCCACAACAAGAACGACGCTGCGTCGCTCGAACTGCTCGGGTCGCCCGCGGTCCTCGGCATCGCCGAGAGCCTCGCCGGGCCGAACTTCGTCCCCACCTACGAGTCGCTGGTCTTCAAGAAGGCCGGAGACGGCGCGCCGATCAGCTGGCACCAGGACGCCGTCCACCCGCGGACGCACCGCATCTTCAACATCGACGTCTACCTGGATCCCTCGCGCAAGGGCGAGGGCGCGCTCCGCGTGGCGCCGGGCTCACACAAGCAGCCGGTGGACGTCTGCCAGCTCGAGGAGGAGTACGGCTGGGATGCGCCCGGCGTCATCCAGGTGGAACTGAACCCGGGCGACGTGCTCGTCCACGACGTCATGGTCGTGCACGGCTCCGAGGCGGCGCTCGGGAACCGGCTGCGACGGACCATCTACTACGAGTTCCGGGCCGCCGAGCAGATCCTCGCCGAAGGCCCCTGGGATGCGGAGTGGGTCGACCGCCGGCTGCGCCTGCTCCCCGTCGCGCTGGACATCCACGCCGAGCGCAACGAGGACGCCCCGCAGTTCGAGTGGTCCATCGACTCGCAGCTACGGCCCGAGCCGATGGGCGACCAGGATGCGGAACTGCGCATCGCCCACCTGGTGCACAGCCCCGGCTCCTACTGCAGTGCGGGAAGCGTCCCCTTCACCGCCTGA
- a CDS encoding Type 1 glutamine amidotransferase-like domain-containing protein yields MKLLLTSGGVTNAGIREALIGMLGKPFADSDALFVPTAQWGQPACSPQTVWRSTADRWDDDPGLVGLGWKSVGVLELTALPSLAQERWMPWVRDADVLLVDGGEARYLFTWMQQSGLAALLPELVDTVWVGVSAGSMVMTPRVGREFLDWQPDGPDDTLGLVDFSIFPHLDYPGWSGNTLEAARGWAERIPGRSYAIDDQTAISVVDGRVEVISEGHWEQFDR; encoded by the coding sequence ATGAAGCTGCTGCTCACGTCGGGAGGAGTCACCAACGCCGGCATCCGCGAGGCGCTGATCGGGATGCTCGGCAAGCCGTTCGCCGACAGCGACGCCCTGTTCGTCCCCACCGCGCAGTGGGGACAGCCCGCCTGCAGCCCGCAGACCGTCTGGAGGTCGACCGCGGACCGCTGGGACGACGACCCGGGGCTGGTCGGCCTCGGCTGGAAGTCGGTCGGAGTGCTCGAACTGACCGCGCTGCCGAGCCTGGCCCAGGAGCGCTGGATGCCGTGGGTGCGTGACGCCGACGTGCTGCTGGTGGACGGCGGCGAGGCCCGGTACCTCTTCACGTGGATGCAGCAGTCGGGTCTGGCCGCGCTGCTCCCCGAGCTCGTCGACACCGTCTGGGTGGGCGTGAGCGCGGGCAGCATGGTGATGACGCCGCGCGTGGGGCGGGAGTTCCTCGACTGGCAGCCGGACGGTCCCGACGACACCCTCGGTCTCGTCGACTTCTCGATCTTCCCGCACCTGGACTATCCCGGATGGTCGGGCAACACGCTGGAGGCCGCGCGCGGCTGGGCCGAGCGCATCCCGGGGCGGTCGTATGCGATCGACGACCAGACGGCGATCTCCGTCGTCGACGGTCGCGTCGAGGTGATCAGCGAGGGCCACTGGGAGCAGTTCGACCGCTGA
- a CDS encoding DUF5652 family protein, producing the protein MRHNDTGPFGMRMPDIPPARRAIFVAVIAWSLAWKGASLWRAARNGSKPWFVALLLTNTLGVLDAVYLFVLDRHRSSYRLIEEDILTATGEPEQGGHWDEPRGPAGP; encoded by the coding sequence ATGAGACACAACGACACAGGACCGTTCGGGATGCGGATGCCCGACATTCCGCCGGCGCGACGTGCCATCTTCGTCGCGGTGATCGCCTGGAGCCTCGCCTGGAAGGGCGCATCGCTCTGGCGCGCGGCCAGGAACGGCAGCAAGCCGTGGTTCGTCGCCCTGCTGCTGACCAATACGCTCGGCGTGCTGGACGCCGTCTACCTCTTCGTCCTGGACCGCCATCGGTCGAGCTACCGGCTGATCGAGGAGGACATCCTCACCGCGACGGGGGAGCCGGAGCAGGGCGGCCACTGGGACGAGCCGCGCGGGCCCGCAGGGCCGTGA
- a CDS encoding DUF445 domain-containing protein, whose product MKGLATSLLVAAAVVFAVAYALQDRYPWLGFVRAAAEGAMVGALADWFAVTALFRHPLGLRIPHTAIIPNRKDEIGASLGEFVETNFLSDEVVAGKLGTIDLAGAAADWLSEAQNARRVVAEASRGVTGLVALLDDDRMREAVEAVVRTNLVAPLWGPPLGRLGARVLDSGGHREAIDLVLDRLDEWLAANPEAFESVVSRRLPSWLPSFVDRVIDERLHAEARRFVREMREDPDHRLRRSLDEYLIQFADRLQHDEATIERLEAAKGRAFDDPRIRELAASAWAAARTAAMDALADEDGELRQRAEAFVSDIARRVLADGELRASLNSRLTGAALHLVSTYRSDIAHVITETVQAWDPAETTEKIETQIGRDLQFIRINGTVVGALAGLAIYSVAAGVSALF is encoded by the coding sequence ATGAAGGGTCTCGCGACGAGCCTGCTCGTCGCGGCCGCCGTGGTGTTCGCCGTGGCGTACGCGCTGCAGGACCGCTACCCCTGGCTCGGGTTCGTGCGCGCTGCCGCCGAGGGCGCGATGGTGGGTGCGCTCGCCGACTGGTTCGCGGTGACCGCGCTGTTCCGGCATCCGCTCGGGCTGCGCATCCCGCACACCGCGATCATCCCGAACCGCAAGGACGAGATCGGGGCGAGCCTCGGCGAGTTCGTGGAGACGAACTTCCTCTCCGACGAGGTGGTCGCCGGCAAGCTGGGCACCATCGACCTCGCCGGCGCGGCCGCCGACTGGCTCTCCGAGGCTCAGAACGCCCGCCGGGTGGTGGCGGAGGCCTCGCGCGGAGTGACCGGGCTCGTCGCCCTGCTCGACGACGACCGGATGCGGGAGGCCGTGGAGGCGGTCGTCCGCACAAACCTCGTGGCGCCGCTGTGGGGCCCGCCGCTCGGGCGGCTCGGCGCCCGGGTGCTCGACTCGGGCGGCCACCGCGAGGCGATCGACCTGGTGCTGGACCGGCTCGACGAGTGGCTCGCGGCGAATCCGGAGGCGTTCGAGTCGGTGGTGTCACGGCGCCTACCGTCGTGGCTGCCGTCGTTCGTGGACCGCGTGATCGACGAACGCCTCCACGCGGAGGCGCGCCGGTTCGTGCGGGAGATGCGGGAGGATCCCGATCACCGCCTGCGACGCTCGCTCGACGAGTACCTGATCCAGTTCGCCGACCGGCTGCAGCACGACGAGGCGACCATCGAACGACTGGAGGCGGCGAAAGGGCGGGCGTTCGACGACCCGCGGATCCGCGAGCTCGCCGCGTCCGCGTGGGCGGCCGCCCGCACCGCGGCGATGGATGCGCTCGCCGACGAGGACGGGGAGCTGCGGCAGCGTGCGGAGGCGTTCGTCTCGGACATCGCCCGCCGCGTCCTCGCCGACGGCGAGCTGCGAGCCTCCCTCAACAGCCGGCTGACCGGCGCAGCACTGCACCTCGTGTCGACCTACCGGAGCGACATCGCGCACGTCATCACCGAGACGGTGCAGGCGTGGGATCCGGCCGAGACCACCGAGAAGATCGAGACGCAGATCGGCCGCGACCTCCAGTTCATCCGCATCAACGGGACGGTCGTTGGCGCGCTCGCCGGGCTCGCGATCTACAGCGTCGCCGCGGGCGTCTCCGCATTGTTCTAG
- a CDS encoding helix-turn-helix domain-containing protein yields MSATIVQGSFGLASWEGDTAGMSEPHLHDDVEINVCASPIRYVIRGQELLVPSNAFVLFWAAQPHQLLTVEPARMNWVTVPLRRMLTWQLPAPLLQRLLSREVITGPCTAATFDEESVRVWRSELEGDRIQRDTAERDIEVRLRRVLLSHEPGSRGETPPAGITASGSGTDAVATMARYITEHASRPLPVAEVAAAAHLHPNYAMALFKRVLGVTIGEYVASCRIHEAQRLLITSTTSIADIAHQSGYSSVSQFHDRFRQVVGMSPGAYRRARLPR; encoded by the coding sequence ATGTCTGCGACGATCGTTCAGGGTTCGTTCGGCCTGGCGTCGTGGGAGGGCGACACCGCGGGGATGTCGGAGCCCCACCTTCACGACGATGTGGAGATCAACGTCTGCGCCTCCCCCATCCGCTACGTCATCCGCGGCCAGGAACTGCTCGTTCCGAGCAACGCATTCGTCCTGTTCTGGGCGGCTCAGCCGCATCAGCTGCTCACGGTGGAGCCGGCCCGCATGAACTGGGTCACCGTGCCCCTGCGACGGATGCTGACCTGGCAGCTGCCCGCTCCGCTCCTGCAGCGCCTCCTCAGCCGGGAGGTCATCACCGGCCCGTGCACGGCAGCCACCTTCGACGAGGAGAGCGTCCGGGTGTGGCGCTCCGAGCTGGAGGGCGATCGCATCCAGCGCGACACCGCGGAGCGGGACATCGAGGTGCGGCTGCGGCGCGTGCTGCTCAGCCACGAGCCGGGGTCCCGTGGCGAGACGCCGCCGGCGGGGATCACGGCGAGCGGGTCCGGCACCGACGCCGTCGCCACGATGGCGCGGTACATCACCGAGCATGCGTCCCGGCCGCTCCCGGTGGCCGAGGTCGCCGCGGCCGCGCACCTGCACCCCAACTACGCGATGGCTCTGTTCAAGCGCGTGCTCGGCGTGACGATCGGCGAGTACGTGGCGAGCTGCCGCATCCACGAGGCACAGCGTCTGCTGATCACCTCGACCACGTCGATCGCGGACATCGCCCACCAGTCCGGGTACAGCTCCGTCAGCCAGTTCCACGACCGCTTCCGTCAGGTCGTGGGCATGAGCCCGGGGGCGTACCGCCGGGCGCGCCTCCCGCGGTAG